CCCCCGCCGGCCCATCTCCCGGATGCCCCGGCGGAGGAGGGCGAGGAAGTGGGCCTCGCCCGACCCGGCCCGCGTGACGCCGTTCACCCCGACGCAGAAGGAGACGACCTCGTGACCGCGGGCCCAACGCTGCGGCAGCAGGGCGAAGTGGGAGACCGGTGCCCCCCGACGGTCGACGCTCTCCTGGATGGCCGGGCCGGCCGGGTTCTGCTCGTACAGCCACGGCAGGTAGTCGGGGTCGCGGAAGCACTCCCGGTCCGGGTGCTCGGCAGCCAGGAGCGCCGCCGTCGCGTCGAGGGCGCTCACGCGTTCGCCCCGACCGGCTCCTCGGGACGGTGCGGGCGGTCGGACGCGGGCGGCGTCGAGTCGTCCGGCGCGCCCTTCGCGCCCGTGCGGCCCACGGCCCCCTTCGCTCCCTTGGCTCCCTTGGCTCCCGCCGCGCCCTTCGCGGGCCGCCGGGCCCAGCGCCATCCCGCGTCGAGGGCGATGCCGGCCAGCACCACGAGTCCCAGGTCGACCGGATAGCGGTATCGGGTGACACCGATCGCCACCGCGGCGGTGAAGGTGACGAGCAGAGCGAGGCTGATGAACGGCAGGATGGGGACCCCGCGGCGGCGCAGCACCACCAGGCCGGCGATGCCCAGCGCGAGCAGCTCGTAGTAGAGGATCAAACCGACCGTCGACACCGTCCGGCCCCGACCCTCGACGATGGTGTCGAGGTCGATGCTCTGGCCGGGCCGGTAGACCCCCCAGATGCGTCCCACGCGCGCGGCCGAGACCACCGCCGCCCGACCGGGACGGGCCTCGATGTACTCGAGGCCGCGCCGCATGCCCTCGTTGGCCGCGCCCGACTCGTCGCCGTCACCCAGGAACTCGAGCCCCTGCTGGGCCACCACCTCCATGTCCGGGTCGCGGGCGCCCGACTCGGGGATGTCCTCCTTGCTCGGGAACGCGCATCCGCCGCTCCAGTAGCCGAGCAGCGGCCCGTCGTAGGTCTGGTCGCAGTTGGCCTGGGGCAGCACGCCGGCGGCGCCGTAGGACAAGAAGACCGGCTCGTCGAATCGCGCGAGGTTGTGCAGGATCCACGGGCTGACGACGACCCCGTACGCGAGGCCGGCGGCGACGACGAGCGCGACGCGTTTCCGCCAGGCCAAGGCCGGAACGAGCAGGGCGAGCGGGAGCGCCAGGAACAGCAAGAAGTTGGAGGCCTCCGCCCTGGTGAGCGCCGCGAGCGCGATGGCGGCGCCCAACGCCGCGCCCCGGCGCCACGTCGGCTCGTCGTACACGCGGTAGGCGGCGAACAGCACCAATGCGATGGCCACGCCGTAGAGCGGTTCCGACAGGATCAGGCCCTCGTTCACCCACAACAGGGGGTACACCGTGGCGAGCACGGCGGCGATCAGGCCGGCGCGGTCGCCACGGCCCTCACCTCCGGCAAGGCGTCGGGCCAGCAGCCCCACGAGGGCCACCATCGCAGCCCCCGCGAAGCACGAGACCACCCGGTGGGCCAAAGGGCTGTCGAAGCCGAGGATCGAGGGCACGGCCAGGAACACCGAGTAGAGCGGCGGGTGGTGGGCGGCCTGGACGTTCACGTCGGCGTACAGCCACAGGATGGGGCTGATGAAGCCGTCTCCCTGGCTGAGCGCCACCGCCTGGTGGTGGAAGTAGAACCCGTCACCCCGGGGAGCGTCGTTGCCGTGCACGCCGACGGCGTAGACGAGGCGCCCGAGGAGGGCCACGCCGGTGACGATGGCCAGCCGGACGTCGAAGCGCCGGAGCCCCTCAGCCACGTGCCGGCTCGGGCGCGTCGGACGCGGACGGCGAGTCGACTCCGGGCTCCGCGGTGCGGCCGCGGCCATCCGGCCTGCGGCGACGGGCGCGCCACCAGGTGATGCACTGGTCGGCCACGACCCCCGCGAGGACGGCCATGGCCACCTCGACGGGGACGCGATACCGGGTCACCGGGATGGCGAGGGCGGCGACGGTGGTGACGAGCACCGCCATGGAGACGAGGGGAAGGATCGGCACCTTGCGCTTGCGCAGCAGCCAGAGCCCGACCGCGGACACCGCCACCAGCTCGTAGAAGGTGATCAAGGCGGTCCGTGACACCCACAACGGTCGGCCCTCGCCCACCGCGTCGATGCGGACCTGCTGGCCCGGGCGGAAGAGGCCCCACATGCGCCCGACCCGGGCGGCCATCACCACGGGCAGGCGACCCCGGTGCTCGCTGATGTACTCCACGCCCAGCTCCTGGCCGAGCTTCGCGGCGTCCGACTCGTCGCCGAACTGCTCGGCGTAGATCTCGGCGCACCTGGCCGGGGTGCGCAGGCACTGCTGCGCCGACGGCCCGATGGTCTCGTCGAGGAACGAGCACTCGGGATGCCAGTAGCCGAGGTACTCGCCCGAGTACGTCTGGTCGCAGTTCGCCTGGGTGAGCACGCCGGCCAGCCCGTAGGACAGGGTGACCGGCTGGTTGAAGCGGTAGAGGTTGTGGCCCACCCAAGGCGCCATCACGAACGCCCCCGTGGCCAGGACCACGGCGACGAGCACGCCCCGGCCGACCCGGTCCACGCGTCGGCACAGCCAGATCAGCGGGATGGCGAGGATCAGGAAGAGCAGCAGGGCCTCGGCCCGGGTGAGGGTGGCGAGACCGATGGCACCACCGAGCAGGACCGCTTCTCGAGGTCGCGGGTCGTCCCAGAGGCGGTAGGCCGCCAGCAGGACCAGCGCGATCATCACGCCGTACAGCGGCTCGGAGAGCAGGAGGGCGTCGTTGGCCCAGAGGTTGGGGTAGAGCGCGGCCACCACCGCGGCGAGCAGGCCGGCCCGCTCCCCCGCCACGCGGCGACCGACCAGCCCTACGACGACGACCATCGCCGCCCCGAGCAGGCAGGAGGCGAGGCGCAGGGACTGCGGGCTGGTGCCGACGATCTTCGACATGAAGGCCAGGTAGACCACGTAGAGCGGGGGGTGGTGGGCGGCTTGGAGCTTCAGGTCGAACGCCTGGAGGAGGATCGGGTCGATGAAGCCCACCCCGTCGCCCACCGCGCGCGCCTGCCCGTAGAAGTACACCGCATCGCCGGTGGGGGCCTCGTTGCCCCGCTGCCAGAGCGTGTACCCGGCCCGCAGCGCGAACGCGCCGGCGCCGATCAGCGCGAGCCAGACGCGGAACGTGAGTCGGGTCCACGCTCGCACGGGTGGCGATGCTACTGCCGGCGCCGTCGCGACCCCAGGTGCGGTCACGCCGTCAGCCGGCCCCGGGCCCGGTGGTCGCGGGGGTGCTCGTGGTCGACGGAGCGCTGCCGCCAGGGGCGGTGGTCGTCGTTGCGGCGACGCCCGTGTCGCGCCCGCCCTGGCCGGGCACCTTGACGGGCAGCAGGTCCGCCAGCGCGGGCCGGTCGGGGTAGCTCGCCAGGAGGGCGCCCAACTGACCCCGGAGCGCATCCTGCTCGGCGGCGATGAAGGGAGGGTTGTTGATGACGTAAGCGAACGTCAGCTGGTCGCCGCCCTCGAGCAGGTCGACCACGCCGGCCAGGGCACGCACGTGGTTGAGCGAGCCCGTCTTGGCGTGCATGCGGCCCTCCAGGGGGGTCCCCGCGAAGGTGGCCAGGGTGCCGGTCTCCCCCGCCGTGGCGAAGCCGTCGACGAGCGCCGGGTAGGCCTCGATGGTCTCGACGAGCGTGGCGCAGGTGAGGCGGTTGGTCTCGGCCAGGCCCGAGCCGTCCACCGCGTCCTCGGGGCCGATCGCGGTGCCGGCCTCGGTGAGCACCTGCTCGACCGCGGCGGCGCCCGCGGCGGTGGTGCCCTCGCCGATGCGGGCGGCGCCCACCTCGCGCAGGACCAGCTCCGCGGTCTGGTTGTCGCTGAAGGTGAGCAGCTGGGCGAGGATCTGCGGAAGGCGCTTCGAGCGCACCTTGGCCACCTCCACGGTCTCGGCGGGAGCGGCGCCGGCGGACGGCCCGCCCACCACCTCGACCCCCCGTTCGCGGAGGAGCGCGGTGAAGACGGCCGCGGCCCGACCGGCAGGGTCGGCCGAAGCCCGCAGAGGGGCCCCCGGGTCGTCCGCGGTGGGGAAGCTCTCGAAGCCGTCGTCCACCGACAGCGCCGAGAGTGGGCCGGTCTGGTTCTGGTCGATGTAGCGCGACGGCCAGTCGGCGACGTACCGCGCCGTGCTGTAGCGGGTGTCATCGCCCACGACCCCGCCGTCGACCCGGGTGACCCCGGCCGCCACGACCGCGTCGGCGAGGTCCTCGAGACGGGTGCGGGCGGCGTCCTGCTGGGGTGAGCGGGCGGCGTACGCGTCGGTGGACAGCACCGGGTCTCCCCCGCCGACAAGGTAGAGGTCACCGGCCACGACCCCGCCGGTGGGCTCGGCCGACGCCTCCACCCGCGTGCGGTAGCGGTGGTCCGGGCCCAGTTCGGCCAGGGCCGCAGCGGCGGTCAGCACCTTCTCCGTGGAGGCCGGGGTGACCGCCTCCTCGGGGCGATGGGCGACGATCGGCCGGCCGTCCGCCTCGACCACGAGGCAGCTGTCCGCGGGCAGCACGCCGGCCAGTCCGTCCAGCGCGCCCCGGAGGCGGCTGTCGGCCCCCGCCTGGGACGCCAGGTCGGGCACCCGGCGGGCCGACAGCACCGGGGTGACGGGACCGGCCTGCGCCGCGGCCGCCGGGGTCTCGGCCGCCTCAGCGTCGAGCACCAGGGCGGCCACGCCCGCACCCACGGCCACGAGGACCAGCAGGAGCGGCAGGATCAGACGGCGCACGGGGAGCGGCAGCCTCAGAGCAGCCCGCGGCGCTGGCGCCAACGGGTGTCGTGCCACAGGTGGGCCAGGGCGGTGACGGCCCGGTTGGACGATCCGTAGCAGAGCCGTCCGCTGGCCCGGACCGCGGCGGGCCCGGCGTTGGTGGGGTCGGTGGTGGCGAGCTCGGTCGCGGTCAGGATGGGCTTGCCGGTGGCCGCCGAGATGTCCGCCGCGGCCTGGGCGAAGCGGGCGTCCTGGCGCTCGTGGTAGTCGACGATGCGCTCGAGGCCGTGACCCGGGTAGAAGGGGCCTTGCCGCTCCAGGCGGGCGGTGTTCGCCTGGATGCCCAGCCCGAGGAAGATGACCGCGTCCACCTCGTCGTGGCTGGCCACGATCTCCATGACCTCGGGGATGGTGTCACGGGTCTCGCTGCCGGCGAGGTCGACCGGGTTGCTGCGGCTCCAGCGCGGCGGGAGCTTGGTGTCGATGGTTCGGCGCAGGTCGTCGGGCAGGTCGAGCAGGACGAGGTCCGTGCGGGCGATGGCGTCGGCGGTGACCACGCCCCACCCGCCGGCCGTGGTGTAGATCACCGTGCGGGGCCCGCGGGGACGTGGCTGCGTCGCGAAGGTGGCCGCGGCCTCGAAGGCCTCCTCCACCGTGGCGGCCCGGGTGACGCCGGCCTGGCGGACGGCCCCGTCGAAGACCGCGTCGTCGGTGGCGAGCGACCCGGTGTGGCTCGCGGCCGCCCGCGCCCCGCCGGCGGTGGCGCCGCCCTTCACGATGACGAGGGGCTTGCGCTCGGCCACCGAGCGCAGGCGCTCGTAGTAGGCGCGGCCGTCGTTGATGCCCTCGAGGTAGGCGAGGCCGACCTTGGTCTCGGGGTCGTCGGCGTAGAAGTCGAGGTAGTCGGGCACCGTGACGGCGGCGGAGTTGCCCGCGCTGACGGCCCGGCTGATGCCGATGCCGCTGTGCTCGGCGAAGTTCATGAACGAGGAGACGAAGTTGCCCGACTGGCTGGCCACGCCGATGTGGCCGGCCGGCGGGTAGGGCGCGACGATCTGCGCGCACAGCTTCGACGGCGGTGACACGACGCCCTGGCCGTTGGGGCCGGCCAACAGGATGCCCAGCTCCTCGGCCACGGCCACCAGCTCGGCCTCGGCGGCGCGTCCTTCGTCGCCCGCCTCGCCGTACCCGGCCGAGGCGACGAACGCCGCCCGCACGCCCTTGCGGGCGCACTCCTGGAGGAGCTCGATGTTGGTCGAGGCGGGGGTGCAGATGAACACGAGGTCGGCGGCCCCGTCGGGCACCTGGTCGATGCTCGTCAGGCACTCGATCCCCAGGACCTCGGCCCCGTCCCGGTTGGTGGCGAAGACCCGGCCCTCGTAGCCCGCGGCCAGGATGTTGTGCAGGCAGACGAACCCGAACTTGCCGGGGTGGGTGGAGGCGCCGGCGACGATCACCCCGCGGGGCTCGAAGAGGGCCCGGAACTGCTCGGTGGTGGGCGCCATCAGGCCGCACCCCCCTCAGGAGTGCCGTCGAGCTCGACGAGGGCGTCGACCGCCACGGGACGGCCCTCGTGGACGATCAGCGGGTTGAGGTCGGCCGACACCAGCCGGGGGGTCGCCTCCGCCGCCGCCGAGAGCCCGACGAGCACGTCGACGAGGGCCTCCCGGTCGACCTCGGGCTCACCGCGGAACTCGCCGAGCAGGGCCTGGGTGCGCAGCTGCTCGACCATCTCGTGGGCGTCGGTGCGGTCGATGGGGACGAGTCGGAAGGCGACGTCGGCCAGCGCCTCGGCGAGGATCCCGCCCACCCCGAGCATCACCGTCATCCCGAACTGCGGGTCACGCTGCAGCCCGGCGATCAGCTCGCGGTTGCCCGAGACCATGGGTGCCACGAGGACGCCCACCTCGCCGTCGTCGGGCCGGGCGGCGGCGAGCAGCTCCTCGGCGGCGCGCCGCACCGCGTCGGCGTCGCCGAGCCCGAGGCGCACGAGGCCCCGCTCGGTCTTGTGGGCGATGGCGTCACCGCACAGCTTGGCCACCACCGGGAAGCCGAGCTGCTCGGCGGCGGCGACGGCCTCGGCCGGGCCGTCGACGACGGACTCGGGGGCGATGGGCACGCCGTGCGCTGCCAACAGGCGCTTCGACTCGGCTTCGGACAGCGTCGGGCACATCTGCTGGAGGTTACGTGACCCGGCCCGCCGGACCTCCGCACGGGGCGCCGTAAGCGGGGCGTCACGTACCGTCGGGTCGTGCCGTGGGCGATGCGAGGGGTGATCGAGGGGTTCTACGGGCGTCCGTGGACCTGGGACGAGCGCATCGAGGTGGCGCGCTCCTGCGCCGACGGGGCCATGACCCACTACGTGTACGCCCCGAAGGACGACCCGTACCACCGTGATCGCTGGCGTGAGCCCTATCCACCCGACGCGTTGGCGGGATTCGAGCGCCTCATCGCCGAGGGCGGGCTGTCGGTGGGCTTCGCCATCTCGCCCGGGCTCTCGATCGACCCGACCGCACAGGAGGACCGCGAGGCGCTGGCGGCGAAGGTCGCGCCCATGCTCGACCTCGGCGTCGAGCTCGTGGTGCTGGCCTTGGACGACCTCCCTCCACGTCCCGGCCTCGGCGAGGAGCATGCGGCGCTGGCCGCCTGGCTCCACGAGTGGCTGGGCGGGCGCGCCGAGCTGGCGCTCGTGCCGACGGAGTACACGGGGACGGGGGGCGCCACGCCGTACCTCGACGCGCTCGCCGGGCTCCCGGGCGACGTCGCCGTCGGCTGGACGGGCCCCTTCGTGGTCAACGACGCGATCACCGTCGACGACGCCCGACGGCGCCGCGAGGCACTCGGCGGTCGACCACCGCTCCTGTGGGACAACTGGCCCGTGAACGACGCCGTGATGGCCGACCGGCTCTTCCTCGGCCCGCTCAGGGGCCGTGACCCGGGACTGGCGGAGGTGTGCTCGGGGTACCTCGCGAATCCCATGGTCCAGCCCCGCGCGAACGCGCTGCCGCTGGCAACGGTCGCCGCGTTCCTGCGCGGCGACGACCCGACCGCGGCGTGGGCTGCGGCGGCCGAGGCCGGCGGCCTTCGGGTCTTCGCCGAGGCGTGCGACGGCGGGGTGCCCGGCGCCCTCGTCGCCGAGGTGGTGGGCGGAGGCCCGACCCGGGCGCTCGCGTCCTGGCTCGACACCGCGGCGCACTGCGAGGCGCCCGGACTGGAGCACGAGGCCGCGGTCTGGATCGAGCAGGTGCACGCCGAGGCCCGCCTCGGGCGCTCCGCGGTGCGTCTGTTGGAGGCGGTCGCGGAGGGCAGGCTCCCCGCCGCCCACGAACAGGCCCTCGCGATCGCCTTCGCCTGGCCGGCGGTCCGGCGGGGATCGGTGAGCGTGATGGGGCCGCGTTGCGGCTTCCGCCCCGTGCTCGGCCAGGACGACGCCGGCCGCTGGGTGCTGCGCCCCGAGGCCCTCGACGACGACGCCAATGCCATCGACCGCCTGGTGCGCTTCGCCCTGTCCCGCCTCGCCGGAGCCTGAGCCCAGGCGTCCTGGTGCCGGACACGCGGCCCGCACCGGGGCGGGCGACGGATCAGACCTGGAGGGCGGCCCGGAAGAACTCTCGGATGTGCTCGAGGCGGGCCTCGAGCGCCTCCGGTGCGGTGGGGTCGCGGCCCAGCATCGACTCGATGACCGGCAGGTCGGAGAAGTAGCTGAGCATCGCCCCGTACCCGGTGAGCAGCAGCTGCTCCGGATCGTGGCGCCGGAAGTGGCCCGCGTCCATCTCGCGCTCGAGGAACCCGGCCGCCCGCTCGAACTGCGGGCGCATCGCCGCGCCCAGGTCGATGCCCAGGTGGCCGCCACTCTCGAGGAACTCGCGGCGCAGGAGGCGCACGAACTCGGGGTTCTCCATGAAGAACCGGAACCCTGCGGTGAGGCCACGCTCGAGCAGGTTCCAGCCGTGGCGGTCCGTGTCGGTGACCGCCTCCTCGATGAGGACGTACCACTCGGCGAGGGCGGTCTCGAACACCTCGCGATACAGCGCCTGCTTCGACTCGAAGTGGTAGAGGAGGCTCGGGCGGCGGATGCCCACCGCGTCGGCGATGTCGTTCAGCGAGGTGCCCTCGTAGCCGTGCTCGGCGAAGCATCGACGCGCCTCGACGAGGATCGCCTCGCGCGTCGACATCACCAGCAGCGGATCGGCCACCCCGGAATCGTACCGAGGCACCGCCGCCGCGCCCCGGGAAGGCCCGGAGGGCCGGTAGACAGTGGTGATGCACCAGCGGCGGGTCCTCCTCGTGGCCCTCGTGGCCCTCGTTGGCGCCGCGTCGTCCCTGGCGTCGTGCGGCGGCGGATCCGACACGGCGAGCGGGCCCACGCCACCCGGGCCCGACCGCCCGAACGTGGTCGTGATCATGACGGACGACCAGACGACCGAGAGCCTCCGGGTCATGGAGCGCACCCAGGCGCTCCTGGCCGACGAGGGCACCACCTTCGTCAACGGCATCGCCACCTTCCCGCTGTGCTGCCCGGCCCGGTCGCAGTTCCTCACCGGCCAGTACGCCCACAACAACGGAGTCCGGGACAACACCCCACCCGACGGGGGCGAGCCTGCGCTGGACGACAGCGAGACCCTGGCGGTCTGGCTCCAACGGGCCGGGTACACGACCGCACACGTCGGCAAGTACCTCAACGCCTACACGCGTGCCGAGCAGGACACGGTGCCGCCGGGCTGGGACCGCTGGTTCGCCCTGTTCGACCCCACCGCCACCGACTACTTCGACTACGACGTGAACGAGAACGGGCGCGTCACCCACCGAGGCACCGCGGACGCCGACTACCAGACCGACGTGCTGGCCGACGAGGCGGTGGCCCAAGTGCACGCGCTCGCCGACGGCGACGCGCCCTTCTACCTCAACTTCTGGCCGGCGGCGCCCCACACCGGGACGGGTCCGGGCTCGATCTCCTTCTCCCCCGCCCCGGCCCCCCGCCACCTCGGCGACTTCGCCGAAGAGGCCCTTCCCGACCTCCCGGCCATCGGTGAGTCGGACATCACCGACAAGCCGGCCTACGTCCAGGGCATCGAGCCCGACTTCCGCCTCGGGGTGGTGGCGTACAACCTCGAGAACGGCACCGATCTCACGCTGGAGGATCTCACCGCCGAGGCGTACCGCCGCTACCTCGAGTCGCTGCTCGCGGTCGACGAGGCCGTCGGACGCCTGGTCGACGCCCTCGACGAGGAGGGGGTGCTCGACGACACCCTGATCGCGTTCGTGTCCGACAACGGGTGGAGCTTCGGCGAGCACCGCATCCACTTCGCGAAGGTCCTTCCCTACGAGAACGTCGTCCGGGTGCCGTTCCTCGTCCGCGGCGCGGGCTTCGCGGCGGGCGCGGTGGAGGACGAACAGGTCGGCCTCCTCGACCTGCCGGCCACCATCCTGGCGGCGACGGGTGCGGCGCCACGGCTCGCGCTGGACGGCCGCCCGCTCCCCGGTGGGCCCGGGGCCGCCGAATCCCCGCCGCGCGCGCTCCTCCTCGAGAGCCCCCCACGGGGCTCGGGCCGCATCCCCCACTACGACGGGGTGCGCACCGACCGTTACACCTACGTCGAGTACGAGACCGGTGAGATCGAGCTCTACGACCGCTCGGTCGACCCGGACCAGCTGACGAACCTCGCCGCCGACCCGGCCGAGGCGGCCACGCGGGCGGGCCTCGCCGCGCTCCTCGACCAGCTGCAGGGCTGCGCAGGGACGGCCTGCCACCTCCCCGTGCCCGCGGGGCTGTGACCCCGGTCCGGGGCGCCCGCGCCCTCACGCCGGACGGGTGGACCGGCCCCGTCGAGGTCGTCGTCGCCACCGACGGTCGCATCGAGGCCGTCCACCCGGCACGCGGGCCGGTGCCCGACGTCAGCCTCGTGCCGGGATTCGTCGACCTCCAGGTCAACGGCCACGACGACGTCGACGTGGCGACCGCGGCTGGGGCCGACTGGGACCGGCTGGACGACCTGCTCGTCGCGCAGGGGGTCACGACCTGGTGCCCAACCCTCGTCACCGCACCCCTGGACGCCTACCCCGCCGCGCTCGCCCGCATCGCCGCCGCCGCCGACCGTCCCGCCGAGGGTCGGCCGGCCATCGCCGGCGCCCATCTGGAGGGGCCCTTCCTCGGCCGCCGCGCGGGGGCCCACCCGGTCGAGCACGTGCTCCCCGTCGACCTCCCTTGGCTGACCGACCTTCCCCCGATCGTCACCCTGATGACGCTCGGCCCCGAGGCGGAGGGAGCCGTGTCCGCCATCGAGGCACTCGACCGGCGCGGCGCACTCGTCGCGATCGGCCACTCGGACGCCACCTTCGAGGAGGCCGAGGCTGCGGCCGATGCCGGGGCCCGACTCGTCACCCACTGCTTCAACGCCACGGGCTCGCTGCACCAGCGGGCGCCAGGGCTCCTCGGAGCCGCACTGACCGACGAGCGTCTGGCCGTGTCGCTCATCGCCGACCTCGCCCACGTCCACCCGGCCCTGCTCCGCCTGGCATTCCGCGCCAAGGGCGCCGACGGCGTGGTGCTGGTCACCGACGCCGTCGCCTGGCGGGCCGGGCGGGTGGGAGCCGTCGAGATGGCGGTGGACGAGGCGGGCGTCCCGCGCCTGACCGACGGGACCCTCGCCGGCAGCGCCCTCACGATGGACGGCGCGATCCGGAACGTCGTGCGGGGCGCCGGCATCGACCTCGCCGACGCCGTCGTCTCGGCGGCCACCAGCCCCGCCCGCCTTCTGGGGCTGGCCGATCGCGGCGCCCTCGTCCCCGGCCGTCGAGGCGACGTCGTCGCCCTCTCCGACGGCCTCGCGGTGGCCGGGGTCTGGATCGGCGGCGAGCAGCGGCGCTGAGCACGGGACGGGCCCGGGTCGCCGCGGTACGGTCGCCGGCGTGGACATCGTCTCGGCCCTCTTCATCGACGACGTCGCGATGCGTCAGGCCCCTGGGCCCTCGACCCGCATCGACCTGACCGGCGTCCAGTTCTCCGCGGCCGCGCCGCAGCCGGTGCCCCTCACCTGGGCCCCGCACCTGTGCGTCATCGTGCGCTGTGCCCCCGACGAGGCCGGCACGGGCGCTCTCGAGGTGGTCTACCGGCGCGACGGCGAGCAGATCGCCCGCAACGTCTCGGTGCTCCAGGTCGAGCCCGGCAAGTTCAGCCAGCAGCTCGTACGGGGCGAGATCGACTTCGAGGACTACGGCACGGTCGAGGCGCACTGCCGCATCGACCTCGGCCACGTCACGGTCGTGCCGTACACGCTGCTCCCGCCCGTCGGCTGACGGCCCGCGTGCCCTTCGCCGCCGCCCTCTCGGAGCACCCGCTCGCCACCCACGCCACCGGGGAGGTGGTCGGGCACGTCCTCGAACGCCTCGGCGGTCGCCGCCCCGACGTGGCCCTCCTGTTCGTCACGGACGCCCACGGTGGTGCCCTGGAGGACATCGGGGCCACCGTGCGCACGGCCCTCGACCCCGGGGTGCTCCTCGGGGTCACCGCGGTCTCGGTGGCGGGAGGCCCCCGTGAGGTGGAGGAGCGCCCTGCGGTGTCGCTGTGGGTGGGCTGCTTCGGCCCGACCGAACGGCCGCCTCGCCCCGTCCGCCTCCAGGGGGTCGACGCCGT
This region of Acidimicrobiales bacterium genomic DNA includes:
- a CDS encoding amidohydrolase family protein is translated as MTPVRGARALTPDGWTGPVEVVVATDGRIEAVHPARGPVPDVSLVPGFVDLQVNGHDDVDVATAAGADWDRLDDLLVAQGVTTWCPTLVTAPLDAYPAALARIAAAADRPAEGRPAIAGAHLEGPFLGRRAGAHPVEHVLPVDLPWLTDLPPIVTLMTLGPEAEGAVSAIEALDRRGALVAIGHSDATFEEAEAAADAGARLVTHCFNATGSLHQRAPGLLGAALTDERLAVSLIADLAHVHPALLRLAFRAKGADGVVLVTDAVAWRAGRVGAVEMAVDEAGVPRLTDGTLAGSALTMDGAIRNVVRGAGIDLADAVVSAATSPARLLGLADRGALVPGRRGDVVALSDGLAVAGVWIGGEQRR
- a CDS encoding sulfatase, which gives rise to MHQRRVLLVALVALVGAASSLASCGGGSDTASGPTPPGPDRPNVVVIMTDDQTTESLRVMERTQALLADEGTTFVNGIATFPLCCPARSQFLTGQYAHNNGVRDNTPPDGGEPALDDSETLAVWLQRAGYTTAHVGKYLNAYTRAEQDTVPPGWDRWFALFDPTATDYFDYDVNENGRVTHRGTADADYQTDVLADEAVAQVHALADGDAPFYLNFWPAAPHTGTGPGSISFSPAPAPRHLGDFAEEALPDLPAIGESDITDKPAYVQGIEPDFRLGVVAYNLENGTDLTLEDLTAEAYRRYLESLLAVDEAVGRLVDALDEEGVLDDTLIAFVSDNGWSFGEHRIHFAKVLPYENVVRVPFLVRGAGFAAGAVEDEQVGLLDLPATILAATGAAPRLALDGRPLPGGPGAAESPPRALLLESPPRGSGRIPHYDGVRTDRYTYVEYETGEIELYDRSVDPDQLTNLAADPAEAATRAGLAALLDQLQGCAGTACHLPVPAGL